The genomic region GCGCTTTCGTGCCGGCCTTGACGGCGCGCTGGTTGAGGATTTCAAGCTCGGGCTCGGATTCGACGTTGAAGCAGTAAATGCCTGCCTCGAGAGCGAAATCCATCTCCTGCGGCGTCTTGCCGACACCCGAAAACATGATGCGGCTGGCCGGGATGTCGGCGGCGAGCGCGCGGCGCAGCTCCCCTTCGGAGACGACGTCGATGCCGGCGCCGAGGCGGCCGAGCGTCTTCAGCACCGCCTGGTTCGAATTGGCCTTCATCGCGTAGCAGACCATGGAGTCCATATCGGCGAAGGCTTCGGAGAAGACCCGGAAATGGCGCTCCAGCGTCGCTGTGGAATAGATGTAGAAGGGCGTGCCGACCGCCTTGGCGATCTCGGGAACGGGGACGTTTTCGGCATGCAGGACGCCGTCGCGGTATTCGAAATGGTTCACGGGTTCACGCCTTAAAGAAGAGGATCGAGAAGGAAGGGCTTGTCGACGGTTCCCGGCTGTTTCGTCGGCTTGGAAACGTCACCTTCCTTGGTTGCCGCAGCACTCGGCGGATCGAGATCGCCCTTGCGCCCGCATCCGGCAACGGCAAGGCCGATGACGGCGAGAACCGCCGTCAGGCGGACGAGGTGCGGCAAGCTCTTCTGCATGGATATCCTCTTCGGCGGCATTTTGATGGACATTGTCATAGCGAAGTTTATCCGCCTTGTGCACCCTGATTGTTGGACGGTCTTTGCCGCCTATGCGGCAAGCCGCGGCGGCTTGCGCCGCCCGATATCTCTCAGTTGCGGGCGCGCCAGAAGGCGATCTGCCGGCGGACTTCGGAGGGTGCGGTACCGCCGAAGCTCTTGCGGCTGGCGACCGAGGCTTCGACGGTCAGCACGTCGTAGACCTTGTCGGTGATATCAGGATGGATCGCCTGCAGGTCGGATAGCGGCAGTTCGGCAAGGTCGCAGCCTTTGCTTTCGGCAAGCGCCACGGCCCGGCCGGTGACGTGATGGGCATCGCGGAAGGGCAGGCCCGCTTCGCGCACCAGCCAGTCGGCAAGATCGGTCGCCGTCGAAAAGCCGGAGCCGGCCGCCGCCTTCATGCGCGCGGTGTTGACGGTCAGGTCGCGCACCATCCCGGTCATGGCGGCGATCGCCAGTTCCAGACTCTCGGCCGCGTCGAAGACCTGTTCCTTGTCTTCCTGCATGTCCTTGGAATAGGCGAGCGGCAGGCCCTTCATGATCGTCAAGAGGGCGACCAACGAACCGTTGATGCGGCCGGTCTTGGCGCGCACCAGTTCGGCGGCGTCCGGGTTCTTCTTCTGCGGCATGATCGACGAGCCGGTCGAAAAGGCGTCGGAGAGGCGCACGAAACCGAATTGCGGCGTCGACCAGATGACGATCTCTTCGGCCAGGCGCGACAGGTGCATGCCTGCGATCGCGGCGATCGACAGGAATTCGATGGCGAAGTCGCGGTCGGAGACGGTGTCGATGGAGTTGCGGGTCGGCTCGCGGAAGCCGAGCGCCTTGGCGGTCATATGGCGGTCGATCGGATAACCGGTGCCGGCAAGGGCCGCCGCGCCGATCGGGCTTTCGTCCAGATGTTCGATGGCGTGGCGCACGCGCGAGCGGTCGCGGCCGAACATTTCGACATAGGCCATGCAATGATGGCCGAAGGTCACGGGTTGGGCGGTCTGCAGATGGGTGAAGCCCGGCATGACGCTTTCGGCATGCTCTTCGGCACGGTCGAGGAAGGCGGCGATCAGGCCGGTCAGCATCTTCTCGGTCTTCTCGAGTTCTTCCTTCACCCAGAGGCGGAAGTCGAGCGCCACCTGGTCGTTGCGCGAGCGGGCGGTGTGCAGCCGGCCGGCCGCCGGTCCGATCAGCGTCGCCAGGCGCGCTTCGATATTCATATGGATGTCTTCGAGCCGGCGCGAGAATTCGAAATTGCCGCTTTCGATTTCTGACAGGATCGTGTTTAGCCCGTGAACGATCTTGTCCTTATCGTCGGCCGATATGATCCCCTGATGGGCGAGCATGGTCGCGTGGGCGATCGAACCGCGGATATCCTGCGCGAAAAGCTTCTTGTCGAAACCGATCGAGGCATTTATCTCCTCCATGATCGCGTCCGGGCCGGAGGCGAAGCGTCCGCCCCACATCTGGTTTGAAGATTTGGTATCCGTGGTGTCGGCCATGAAGGTGCCCGCCTTGAATGCATGTCCTGGAG from Rhizobium sp. BT03 harbors:
- the argH gene encoding argininosuccinate lyase, with the translated sequence MADTTDTKSSNQMWGGRFASGPDAIMEEINASIGFDKKLFAQDIRGSIAHATMLAHQGIISADDKDKIVHGLNTILSEIESGNFEFSRRLEDIHMNIEARLATLIGPAAGRLHTARSRNDQVALDFRLWVKEELEKTEKMLTGLIAAFLDRAEEHAESVMPGFTHLQTAQPVTFGHHCMAYVEMFGRDRSRVRHAIEHLDESPIGAAALAGTGYPIDRHMTAKALGFREPTRNSIDTVSDRDFAIEFLSIAAIAGMHLSRLAEEIVIWSTPQFGFVRLSDAFSTGSSIMPQKKNPDAAELVRAKTGRINGSLVALLTIMKGLPLAYSKDMQEDKEQVFDAAESLELAIAAMTGMVRDLTVNTARMKAAAGSGFSTATDLADWLVREAGLPFRDAHHVTGRAVALAESKGCDLAELPLSDLQAIHPDITDKVYDVLTVEASVASRKSFGGTAPSEVRRQIAFWRARN
- a CDS encoding lipoprotein, giving the protein MQKSLPHLVRLTAVLAVIGLAVAGCGRKGDLDPPSAAATKEGDVSKPTKQPGTVDKPFLLDPLL